The nucleotide sequence taagatccaacataaccaaataaataaattataaatatatttttaaaaatatgtcatgtCCAGGAACCAACCAACTAAATAAGAATCTAAAGGAGTAGGACATTATCTAACAGCAAGTCCTCTCATCTCTAGCCCCAGATTTTGATTACTTCTACTAGTATCTCTAGCAGTAATTACCTTGTCCAGAGCCATCCCTCACCAAGATTAACAAAACATTATCCTAGCACAGTATCTCCCTATGGAAATACTATGCTTCCTATGGAAATATTCCATCCCCAACACAGTAGCCAGAGTGCTCTTATTAAAATAAGTTCGATCATGTCATTCTTCTGCTCAAAATCTTCCACTGGATTTTCTTCTCACCCAGAGTAAAAGTCAAAATCCCTCATGATCCACAGGGCCTTTCCAGAACTTGTCCTGCACTACCTCTATGACCTTACTGCTTTATCCCTTCCCATGAGCTGACTattctagctccctgaccaaccAGATGTTCACATTTGCCACGCACACCCTTCCTTCAGAATCTCTGCCTACAAATATCTTCCCTAAGATATCAACATGGCTCTTTCAATTACCTCATTCTAACCTCTATTTAGATGCCAACTTAAGAGACCACTCTTTACAAAACAGGACCTTCATCAGTCTACTTACTGTACTTTTTTGCGGTGTACTTATCAtatgttattttatcttttcccCCAACATTATGCTTGAAAGTTTTCATGacacagaagaatgaaaagaactagaCAGTGAACTCCCATAATCTCATCACCTAGATTCTACAATAAATGTTTGGATCTACTTGCCTTATTATACATCTATCTACCCCTCCAAACATCAAGTCACCTTGTAGACATCAGTATACTTCACCTCTAAACTCAACAGATTATATTTtaacttgtttatttctgtactGGCTGTCCACCCTTCACTATACCtgcacaaaataaataatagttgTCTGCCGAAAGTATGGCTATTGGTATGTTTTTCTATCTCCCTCACTGATTTCTGAGGCAACTCAAAATGTGGGACTCACCGTTTAAATGCAGTGCCTTCCCCCTGCACCTAAAATACGAAATTCACTATGAGACCTGCAAAGTTCTGCAGCATCTGGCCCCCGCTTCCCTCTTCAACTTAATTTTGAGGTACTGTCACCTTCACTCACCATGAGTTCACCACACTGGCCTCCATTCAACTTGCATGTCATGCCAATTACGTTCTCATCTTTCAGGAAACGTTTTTGGCTCCTTTGCATGCTCTCTGTTCCAGGATATCTGCCATGGCCAGCTTCTTTCATTCTAAACATCTTAACTTTTTATCCTATATCCTTTTCTTTGCCTTCATAatctttttctcaattttataaTTACGTatttgcaagaatacacagaagaactgtacaaaaaagatcttcatgtcccagataatcacgatggtgtgatcactgacctagagccagacatcctggaatgtgaagtcaagtgggccttagaaagcatcactatgaacaaagctagtggaggtgatggaattgcagttgagctattccaaatgctgaaagatgatgctgtgaaagtgctgcactcaatatgccagcaaatttggaaaactcagcagtggccacaggactggaaaaggtcagttttcattccaatcccaaagaaaggcaatgccaaagaatgctcaaactacggcacaattgcactcatctcacacgctagtaaagtaatgctcaaaattctccaagccaggcctcagcaatatgtcaaccgtgaacttcctgatgttcaagctggttttagaaaacgcagaggaaccagagatcaaattgccaacatccgctgggtcatggaaaaagcaagagagttccagaaaaacatctatttctgctttcttgactatgccaaagcctttgactgtgtggatcacaataaactgtggaaaattctgaaagagatgggaataccagaccacctgatctgcctcttgagaaatttgtatgtaggtcaggaagcaacagttagaactggacatggaacaacagactggttccaaataggaaaaggagtacgtcaaggctgtatattgtcagcctgcttatttaacttatatgcagagtacatcatgagaaatgctggactggaagaaacacaagctggaatcaagactgccgggagaaatatcaataacctcagatatgcagatgataccacccttatggcagaaagtgaagaggaactaaaaagcatcttgatgaaagtgaaagaggagagtgaaaaagctggcttaaagctcaccattcagaaaacgaagatcatggcatccggtcccatcacttcgtgggaaatagatggggaaacagtggaaacagtgtcagactttatttttctgggctccaaaatcactacagatggcgactgcagccatgaaattaaaagacgcttactccttggaaggaaagttatgaccaacctagatagcatattgaaaagcagagacattacttcgccaacaaaggtctgtctagtcaaggctatggtttttccagtggtcatgtatggatgtgagagttggactgtgaagaaggctgagcgctgaagaattgatgcttttgaactgtggtgttggagaagactcttgagagtcccttggactgcaaggagatccaaccagtccattctgaaggagatcagccttgggatttctttggaaggaatgatgctaaagctgtaactgcagtactttggccacctcatgcgaagagttgactcattggaaaagactctgatgctgggagggattgggggcaggaggagaaggggacgacaaaggatgagatggctggatggcatcactgacttgatggacgtgagtctcagtgaactccaggagttagtgatggacagggaggcccggtgtgctgcgattcatggggtcacaaagagtcagacacaactgagcgactgatctgatttgttCATCAGTTTATCTACTGGTATAATTTCTcccaaggcttccctggaggctcactggtaaggaatccacctaatggtctgggaggatcccacatgccaaggagtgACTgaacccgtgcaccacaacttctgcaagagaagccactgcaatgagaagcccacacaccacaagtaGAGGGTAGCCTTAGCTGAAGCCcagcttgccacaactaaagaaagcccatgcagcagtgaagacccagcacagtcaagaataaaaataaataaaagttattaaaaaaaaaatcagaacaaaactGGACCCAAAGTATGGTGAAAATTGTTATCTCATGGAAAGGAGGAACGGAGGAAAGCAGAAAGGCATTTCCTTCCTGAAATCAGAGGGAATATGAGGAACAGTAGCAAGAAATTGGAAGACATGTGAAAAACCAGTCTCACATTACACATTACTCTCTTGTCCAGATCTCAGGCTTCTTGGGGAGCTTTCCTAACAACATCTCAGATGTGCTGCCTGCCTTCTCACAGGTCAGGAGAGTGACATCTGCCATGGCGTTTCCCATGTGAGTCTCTATTACTCACCTGGGCACCATTCTTCTGTCTCCTTGCCCTTAACCATCCAGGGCTCCTTCCTCTGCTCCAATAAAGAGATCACATCTGGCTTAAAGTTGGTGAATCCtgctcaagaaagaaaaaaaggatcaaGTTATGTTGTGGGTGTCCCAGAATTAAAATCAGTCCACGATTATCACGAAAGAGGAGTAAGAAAATTAAGGGTATGAGGAAAGGGGGATGAAGATAAAAGTTCAATGGAGcagctgatttctttttctttttatttcaggtcctgaatatttattttttaagtttgttttttctaggctgcatgcattattttattaatgtgttttttaattggatgataattgcttcacaatgttgtgttgttttttgCTGTATAACAAcaagaatcagtcataattatatacatatatcccctctctcttgagcctccctgctctccccataccaccccactaggttgtcacagagcaccaggctgaggtccctgtgttatatagctttccactagttatctgttttacacatgataatgtATATAGGAGCAGCCAATTTCTAACTTCACAAGAGACAAAGCATTCTTTGGTAAGCACTTAGGAAGAATTGTTAATTCAGCTAAGCACTTAGGAAGGACTCACAAGAaattgggattcccttgtggctcagctggtaaagaatctgcctgcaatgtgggagacctgggttcgattcctgggttgggaagatcccctgagaagggaaaggctacccactccagtattctggcctggagaattccatggatatatagtccatggggtcgcaaagagtcgaacacgactgagtgattttcacttcttcacttcacacgactgagtgattttcacttcttcacttcacaagaaattattataagaaatataaaaatttaagaccAATTCTGAATTTTGGAGGACAAATCAACTTACCCAGTGAGATCAGGTTGTTATAATTCTCCAGCATTACATCTTGGTACAAATCCTTCTGAGCAGAGTGCAAGCATTCCCACTCTTTCCAAGAGAAGTAAATGACCACATCTTTGAACCTGAAATCCTGAAACCACagataaaaatacacagaaattaatGGGCCAAAAtctttacaagaaaataaaagaaaattaagagagcAATTCAGTAGCTGTTTGGAAAAAAAGGACACGCTGGACCTTACAAAATGGTAAGTCAGCTCCATATCAAAACCAAACAGcttaatcaaaaaatgggcaaaagacctaaacacacatttcttcaaagaagacatacagatgtgcaaaaagcacatgaaaagatgcttcaacatcattaattattagagaaatgcaaatcaaaactacagtgagatatcacctcacaccagtcagaatggccatcattaaaaagtctatgaataataaatgctacagagggtgtggagaaaaaggaaccttcctacactactggtaggaatgtaaattggtacagccactgtggaaaacagtttggaggttccttaaaaaactaaaaacagagctaccatatgatcctgcaatcctactcctgaGTATATgtttggagaaaaccataattcaacaAGATACATATACcacaatattcactgcagcactactgaCAATAGCTAAGAcagagaagcaacctaaatgtccatcaacagatgaatggataaagaagatgtggtgtatttatacaatgggatatcactcagccataaaaaggaatgaaacaatgccatgtGCATGTTTTGGACATTCACccaacatggatggatccagagattatcatactaagtgaagtaagccagacagagaacaACAAAGAAGATGTTAttgctcatatgtggaatctaaaaaaaaaaaataattatacaaatgaacttatatacaaaacagaaatagacccacagacatagaaaataaacttatacttaccaaaggggaaaggtgggaggagggataaattagaagtttgggattaactatatagggcttccctggtggctcaggcgataaagaatctgcctgcaatgagggagacctaggtttgatccctgggttgggaagatctcctggagaagggaatggcagcccactccagtattcttgcctggagaattccatggacagaggatcctggtgagctacagtccatggggtcgcaaagagctggacacgactaagctattaacacacatacatactactactatatataacatataaccaataaggatagcacagggaactatacacaacattttgtaataacttttaaggaaaagaatctgaaaagatacgtatatgtataactgaataactttgctgtacacttgaaactaacaacattgtaaattgactatacttcaattagaaaaaaaagaaaaaaaacatggaCAGTTCAGTGTGGAAACAAGGGTAATCACAGTACACATTCTTGGTGTAcacaccatttgttaaaaaaactgagatatagttgatgtataatactgtatgtttcaggtatataacatgctgattcacaatttttaaaattattttccatttacaattattataaaatattggttatagtACCTGTGTCGTTCAAATCATTCTTAAACATGCCTGCAACTACAGATAAAACCTCTCTGGCATTATCCATTATTCCCAGCCAGGTCTGGGAATAAACAAAGTCGAGATAATCGGTGTTTCCCAATTAAATAAAACTGTACATGCAAGTACATAACACATGCTACGTTCAGCACACAACACTGTGACCATCTCCTTGAATTTACCCATTTAAGAAATTTGTTTAAAAGTCTGAATCATTCAAAGGTATCTTTAAAAACCTCTCTCTCTGAATATAGGATTTGAATATCGCTTATGTGATTTAATAATTTCTTAAGAACTCAGGCTCATAAATATACCAGAATATTTAATCCTAGTTGTTCTCCATGTCCACAAATACACATCATTTTTACTGGGTGTACAACCCCCCGTCTTATGTATTCAGTGCTGTATTTTGCAGCACTAGCTTAGACAGTTCTCTAAAATTCTGTTGCAGTTGCAAGGGTCATTACTTCTTCATAATTTATACATCTGGTTGAATTGTTCCTGTTACAGTAAACTGTCCCCAACTATACTCTCTTTGTTCCAGAACTCCCAGAACTAATGGAGTAAGATGCAGACTCACAAGATGAGACCCACGATGAGCAAACACTACACAAGTTCAAAATGGACCCACAGGTTCCGTGTGAACTATCACATAACTGCATACACAGAATCTATCATATGTCTATCATATTCTCAGTCCCCCAAAAAATCTCAGAGCCAAAAATATGAGCAAATACTAAGAATCCAAAAAATCAGTATCAATTACCTTCTTGTCTAATTGGAaacccctggaagaagaaatggcaacacactccagtattcttgtggggAAACTCCCAtggaagagaagcctggtgggctacagtccatggggtcacaaagagtcagagatgaatgAGTGACTGGAAATGCATCCACTATAATTGGAAAACCCAAGTCTGCAACATGGAGTCGCACATAACCACTCACCTCCACTTCATCAAAGCACAGCTTTAACAAGAGAGGGACAACATTTCCAGCAAGGGTTGGTTTTCCCATTCCATCAGTACTCCTGGTGGAAGGATATACACTTATGGAATGCTAAACGGTTTCTGAATAAACAGTTAAATGTTTGTTGGAGAAGAGAGAGACACTTAGGGGACAGGAGCATCACTCATTGGAATTGGAAGAACTGGGGAACAAGTTCTTCGGGGAGGCTCAGGGAAGCAAGCagttccaggaaaaagaaatccacagttcaaatcttccaaaataaaaaagtgCTCTTGATGTAAGACAGAGAAGAAACATCAATTCACATAAGCAATGGCTTTTAGGGTTATAAACCAGATCATTTATATCCTGGGTTCACCCAAGAGAAATACAAGTTAAGAAGGCAAAGGAGGAAGAGGCAAGAACAGCCCTGAGTCACCAGACTGACCTCAGAGTCCACAAATGaagtttc is from Bos indicus isolate NIAB-ARS_2022 breed Sahiwal x Tharparkar chromosome 18, NIAB-ARS_B.indTharparkar_mat_pri_1.0, whole genome shotgun sequence and encodes:
- the LOC109572418 gene encoding KRAB domain-containing protein 5 isoform X2; its protein translation is MVEEDFRFKDVVIYFSWKEWECLHSAQKDLYQDVMLENYNNLISLGFTNFKPDVISLLEQRKEPWMVKGKETEEWCPGLHCGVRKSNSEPFWAAASARP